Proteins from one Fibrobacter succinogenes genomic window:
- a CDS encoding peptidase A26, whose translation MSRNIYSAVAFMVAALAQVSMAAWGGSAAIPKVVKDGESNYYEITSPEELIGFLDSVLVNKGGDESLKAYLKNDIVFGADTSKVCEKRWYRNENQSLFTGDFDGRGHSIYGLNAENSLFKTIGISAGSVHDVSVVHGLFGSDSVYRSAPIVDELIGKIWNVNVVATDVRAAFDAGGIAAFVNASNTPFIINSNVVGGSVGGSNYIGGIAGNSLGQILGCSNSARVYYSKNPIKENSVQGDALYSSVYIGGIVGYSDVRTGIAIGNCINRGTIEIESPFRLTYVGGIAGIVYGNIQNLQNYGNVTSKVDFSLEQATSDWVAYSSVGGIVGIHSLPSRLSGDNRDFLNEGDILAVFDNKIENGQFSVGGIVGNADRTTILNALNRGSVVAHGFGKLTKTFVGGVIGQARMTAYSSGFDKIKNRGGVYGGGTFRTHVGGLMGWMEGYVGNEPKFLRSFNYGAVTGVVADTSSVSENLNVGGIAGYSNVVIFSDVYNRGKLLAKGKLKYGGSFVGGIVGLNSYSTSYISNAYSATSELVGDTAGGVVGYSLETAVPVNTYFDKTLADVKSYGKNYFETEKDPDCKKTTAELQSDEMLAMLNTKNGEVADRKLWVRRGGYPVLTFDSLYKNDSIFFDTQKYALPSVEVVNDTAVYTIKTANELATLLEIGSSFGDKTFKVKLANDIVMGEDSTHLSMRKMSIDTSGQCINMKFDGQGHTVYGLNMTRAMFYCVADGAVIENMTIANSRFANDYGMSAAAVAIKNGSCIRNVTVRNSLVQGGDAVGGIVAYNEGLNDYGVLLNSKNENTTVISSNIAGGIAGDSYGVLQNVSNTGRVYGRLAGGIVGYAYRLLSSPALVSKGYNTGMVIASGEGAVSGGGIVGYGLNAGVHEMINTGLVEGASKSGSLSVGGLVGNMDSTRVENSGNWGRVHALSGKRAYVGGLIGFANGYIAYAKDVHVAVTGVAENFNYGPVTVKESVNEAYAAGLVGKGKGLSLVRDYNRGTVKNDAQKSVSAGIIAMLDTSTVGDLYSYEDALSGKNVANVVYEIQGDNIVGDIAYGSNMNYPAYVEKPGNVTFQNDNMLPMSFEKMKYASMVQALDGFSQNYWMDKGCLPVLKHDTTTGCAESSMKDSFGDSDEPYVVGYKETVVFADSSSSGGEGGTVAVEPNYVLKLLPSMRVAVSDRNISVTGLPENHAVAVFDLRGRKVTSARVLGAEVRLTVPRTGQYIVRSGSLSKIVTVR comes from the coding sequence ATGTCCCGAAATATTTATTCGGCCGTAGCTTTTATGGTGGCCGCTTTGGCTCAAGTTTCAATGGCGGCGTGGGGTGGCTCTGCTGCAATCCCGAAGGTTGTCAAAGATGGTGAATCGAATTATTACGAGATTACATCTCCTGAAGAATTGATTGGCTTTTTGGATTCCGTGCTGGTCAATAAAGGCGGTGACGAATCTCTCAAGGCTTACTTGAAAAATGACATCGTATTCGGTGCAGATACCTCTAAGGTTTGCGAAAAAAGATGGTATCGCAATGAGAATCAGTCGTTGTTTACGGGAGATTTTGATGGTCGTGGCCATTCCATTTACGGTTTGAACGCTGAAAATAGTTTGTTCAAGACTATTGGCATCAGTGCAGGCTCTGTCCATGATGTTAGTGTGGTTCATGGCTTGTTTGGTAGCGATTCTGTTTACCGATCTGCGCCAATTGTAGATGAATTGATTGGTAAAATATGGAATGTGAATGTTGTTGCCACAGATGTCCGTGCTGCTTTTGATGCTGGTGGCATTGCTGCTTTTGTAAACGCTTCTAATACACCGTTTATCATTAATAGCAATGTTGTTGGCGGTTCAGTTGGTGGCAGCAATTACATTGGTGGTATTGCAGGGAATTCTCTTGGACAGATTTTGGGTTGTTCGAATTCTGCACGGGTCTATTATTCCAAGAATCCTATAAAAGAAAATTCGGTACAAGGGGATGCTTTATATTCCTCGGTTTATATCGGTGGTATTGTTGGTTATTCTGATGTGAGAACGGGAATTGCTATAGGAAATTGCATAAATCGCGGAACCATCGAAATAGAATCTCCGTTCCGTTTGACTTATGTCGGCGGTATCGCGGGAATTGTTTATGGAAATATCCAGAATCTTCAGAACTACGGCAATGTAACATCGAAGGTTGATTTTTCATTGGAGCAGGCGACTTCGGATTGGGTGGCTTATTCTTCTGTGGGTGGCATCGTCGGTATCCATAGCTTGCCTAGCAGATTATCGGGTGATAATCGAGATTTCTTGAACGAAGGTGATATTCTTGCTGTTTTCGATAACAAAATTGAAAATGGTCAGTTCTCGGTCGGCGGCATTGTGGGTAACGCTGACAGGACGACTATTTTAAATGCGCTTAATCGCGGTTCTGTTGTGGCACATGGTTTTGGCAAGTTGACGAAAACTTTTGTGGGTGGCGTTATTGGCCAGGCGCGAATGACTGCATATTCTAGTGGCTTTGATAAGATTAAAAATCGTGGTGGTGTCTATGGTGGGGGAACTTTCCGCACGCATGTCGGTGGCCTTATGGGCTGGATGGAAGGATACGTTGGAAATGAACCGAAGTTCTTACGGTCTTTTAATTACGGAGCTGTGACTGGCGTTGTTGCGGATACGTCAAGTGTGTCCGAAAATTTGAATGTAGGCGGTATCGCAGGTTATAGCAATGTGGTTATTTTCAGTGATGTTTACAACCGTGGTAAACTTTTGGCAAAAGGCAAGCTCAAATATGGCGGAAGCTTTGTGGGCGGTATCGTTGGCTTGAATAGTTACTCGACGTCTTATATTTCTAATGCGTATAGCGCCACTTCGGAACTTGTGGGCGATACCGCGGGTGGCGTGGTCGGTTATTCGCTTGAAACCGCTGTGCCGGTCAATACTTATTTTGACAAGACTCTTGCTGATGTAAAGTCGTATGGCAAAAATTATTTTGAAACGGAAAAAGACCCGGATTGCAAGAAAACAACTGCGGAATTGCAAAGCGATGAAATGCTCGCTATGTTAAACACGAAAAATGGTGAAGTGGCAGACCGCAAATTGTGGGTGCGCCGTGGTGGATACCCAGTTTTGACATTTGATAGTTTATATAAAAATGATTCGATTTTCTTCGATACGCAAAAGTATGCACTCCCGTCTGTTGAAGTCGTGAACGATACGGCGGTTTACACTATAAAGACAGCAAATGAACTTGCAACTTTGTTAGAGATAGGTTCGTCTTTTGGCGACAAAACGTTCAAGGTCAAACTTGCAAACGATATTGTGATGGGCGAAGATTCTACACACCTCTCGATGCGCAAGATGTCTATCGATACGAGCGGTCAATGCATTAACATGAAGTTTGACGGTCAAGGCCATACTGTTTACGGCTTGAACATGACGAGAGCGATGTTCTATTGCGTGGCCGATGGTGCCGTTATTGAAAACATGACGATTGCTAATAGCCGTTTCGCAAATGATTATGGAATGTCTGCGGCGGCAGTTGCCATCAAGAATGGGAGCTGCATTAGAAACGTGACGGTTCGCAATAGCCTTGTGCAAGGTGGTGATGCTGTCGGTGGCATTGTGGCTTACAATGAAGGCTTAAATGATTACGGTGTTTTGCTGAATTCCAAGAATGAGAATACGACAGTCATATCTTCAAATATTGCCGGTGGTATTGCTGGAGATTCCTACGGTGTGCTGCAAAATGTGAGCAATACGGGACGTGTTTACGGGCGCCTTGCAGGGGGCATTGTCGGGTACGCTTATAGGCTTCTTTCTTCTCCGGCGTTGGTGAGCAAGGGGTATAATACGGGCATGGTGATTGCCTCTGGAGAAGGGGCTGTCTCGGGCGGTGGCATTGTCGGCTACGGCCTGAATGCTGGTGTACATGAGATGATAAATACGGGATTGGTCGAAGGTGCTTCTAAATCGGGATCGCTTTCGGTTGGCGGACTTGTTGGAAACATGGATTCTACGAGGGTCGAAAATAGCGGTAACTGGGGACGCGTGCATGCGTTGTCCGGGAAACGTGCCTATGTCGGTGGCTTGATTGGATTTGCAAATGGATATATCGCTTATGCTAAGGATGTTCATGTTGCGGTGACTGGTGTCGCGGAAAACTTTAACTATGGTCCTGTGACTGTTAAGGAATCTGTGAATGAGGCGTATGCCGCAGGGCTTGTCGGTAAGGGCAAGGGGCTTTCATTGGTGAGGGACTATAATAGAGGAACTGTAAAAAATGATGCTCAGAAATCAGTGTCGGCGGGCATTATTGCAATGCTAGATACCTCGACAGTGGGCGATTTGTATAGCTATGAAGATGCTCTGTCCGGGAAAAATGTTGCTAATGTGGTTTATGAAATTCAGGGCGATAATATTGTGGGCGATATTGCTTATGGTTCTAACATGAACTATCCTGCTTATGTGGAAAAGCCGGGTAATGTGACTTTCCAAAACGATAATATGTTGCCGATGAGCTTTGAAAAAATGAAGTATGCATCTATGGTGCAGGCTTTGGACGGCTTTTCGCAAAATTATTGGATGGACAAGGGCTGCTTGCCGGTGCTCAAGCATGATACGACAACAGGCTGCGCAGAATCGTCCATGAAGGATTCGTTTGGGGATTCGGATGAACCGTATGTCGTAGGCTATAAAGAAACGGTCGTGTTTGCGGATTCCTCAAGTTCGGGTGGTGAAGGTGGTACGGTTGCTGTAGAGCCGAACTACGTTTTGAAGCTGTTGCCTTCGATGCGCGTTGCTGTTTCGGATAGGAATATCTCCGTGACGGGGCTTCCTGAAAATCATGCGGTGGCAGTGTTCGATTTGCGCGGTCGCAAGGTCACATCGGCTCGCGTGCTTGGGGCTGAGGTTCGCTTGACTGTTCCGCGTACTGGTCAATACATCGTCCGCAGTGGCTCGCTGTCAAAAATTGTGACTGTAAGGTGA
- a CDS encoding Na/Pi cotransporter family protein produces the protein MAWMALKMLGCLALLMFGMKSMSEALQKMAGPQLRHVLGTMTTNRFTGMLTGMFVTASVQSSTATTLMTVSFVNAGLLTLMQAISIILGAHIGTTVTAWIMSLGFSFNIANFVYPAFFIGIILVYMNKKRVVGDFLFGVGFLFLGLTTLKETGFAVVQDPAASASISAFFARFSDPNFFNSLFFLVMGTVLTLCVQSSAAIMAITMILCSTGVLHIDQGIMLVLGENIGTTITANIVALSANTQARRAALAHFTINVIGVIWVVIVLKWFLGAVCHVVGFDLGIRPGDEGYAANLAKISVVLATFHSAFNVSNTFLQIWFIKYIEKFVCRVIKPKNSDEEEDSRLHFISSGLMGTPELSLLEARKEISLFAVRTQKMFHFVPDLLAMKNENDFVKLFARIEKYEGISDNMEIEIGDYLNKVGEGRLSPESKTALQCMLKEISEIESMGDACYNMARAINRKFRCKGEFTQDQLEHIKHLMQLCDNAMTHMIGVLNDVPQIDVNRTLNFENEINDYRKLLKEKNVADIESQKYSYQIGVHYMDIVNDCEKLGDYIVNVVEAHANRRLSV, from the coding sequence ATGGCCTGGATGGCTCTTAAAATGTTGGGTTGCTTGGCTCTCCTCATGTTCGGCATGAAGTCGATGAGCGAAGCCTTGCAGAAAATGGCTGGTCCGCAGCTGAGACATGTTCTCGGCACGATGACCACGAACCGTTTTACGGGTATGCTCACCGGTATGTTTGTGACTGCCTCTGTGCAGAGTTCGACCGCCACCACGTTGATGACGGTCTCTTTTGTAAATGCGGGGCTTTTAACGCTCATGCAGGCGATTTCGATTATTCTCGGTGCCCACATCGGTACGACCGTGACTGCATGGATCATGAGCCTTGGATTCTCGTTCAACATCGCAAACTTTGTCTACCCGGCGTTTTTCATCGGCATTATCCTTGTGTACATGAACAAGAAACGCGTTGTGGGCGATTTCCTGTTCGGTGTTGGATTCCTCTTTTTGGGCCTTACGACACTTAAGGAAACTGGCTTTGCTGTGGTGCAGGACCCGGCGGCAAGCGCTTCGATCAGTGCTTTCTTTGCCCGCTTTAGCGATCCGAACTTCTTCAATTCGCTGTTCTTCCTTGTGATGGGTACGGTGCTTACGCTTTGCGTGCAGTCTTCCGCTGCTATCATGGCCATTACGATGATTCTTTGCTCAACCGGCGTTTTGCATATTGACCAGGGCATTATGCTTGTGCTTGGCGAAAACATCGGTACGACGATTACGGCAAACATTGTGGCACTCTCGGCCAATACGCAGGCCCGCCGTGCCGCTCTCGCTCACTTCACGATTAACGTTATCGGTGTGATTTGGGTGGTGATTGTGCTCAAGTGGTTCCTCGGCGCCGTTTGCCATGTGGTCGGCTTTGATCTTGGCATCCGTCCGGGCGACGAAGGCTATGCCGCTAACCTCGCGAAGATTTCCGTGGTGCTCGCCACGTTCCACTCCGCATTCAACGTCTCTAACACGTTCCTCCAGATTTGGTTCATCAAGTACATCGAAAAGTTCGTGTGCCGCGTGATCAAGCCGAAGAATTCCGATGAAGAAGAAGACTCCCGCTTGCACTTCATTAGCTCTGGCTTGATGGGTACGCCTGAACTTTCGCTCCTCGAAGCCCGCAAGGAAATCAGCTTGTTTGCCGTGCGTACGCAGAAGATGTTCCACTTTGTGCCGGACCTTTTGGCCATGAAGAACGAGAACGATTTTGTGAAGCTCTTCGCCCGCATCGAAAAGTACGAAGGCATCAGCGACAACATGGAAATCGAAATTGGCGATTACCTGAACAAGGTGGGCGAGGGCCGCTTGAGCCCGGAAAGTAAGACCGCTTTGCAGTGCATGCTTAAGGAAATTTCTGAAATCGAGAGCATGGGCGACGCTTGCTACAACATGGCTCGTGCTATCAATCGCAAGTTCAGGTGCAAGGGCGAATTTACGCAAGACCAGCTCGAACACATCAAGCATTTGATGCAACTCTGCGACAACGCTATGACGCACATGATCGGCGTTTTGAACGATGTCCCGCAAATCGATGTGAACCGCACGCTGAATTTCGAGAACGAAATCAACGATTACCGCAAGCTCCTCAAGGAAAAGAACGTGGCGGATATTGAATCGCAGAAGTACAGCTACCAGATTGGAGTTCATTACATGGATATTGTGAACGACTGCGAAAAGCTGGGCGACTACATTGTGAACGTGGTCGAAGCCCACGCCAACAGAAGACTCTCTGTGTAA
- a CDS encoding winged helix-turn-helix domain-containing protein: MIYIVEDDLEIREMEAYALRSSGFEVSAFDCAKKLDEEVKVCVPDLFILDIMLPGEDGLSILKRLRAQESTRIVPVIMLTAKGSELDKVKGLDLGADDYIAKPFGILEFVSRVKALLRRSSINLEAEESKVISLDGVTLDEAKHTVVAGGDNVELTYKEYELLKLLLSHPGVVYSRQQILEKIWGIDFKMDTRTVDMHIKTLRQKLGEQGSIIQTIRNVGYKAQ; encoded by the coding sequence ATGATATACATTGTAGAAGACGATCTTGAAATCCGCGAAATGGAAGCCTATGCACTTAGGAGCAGTGGCTTTGAAGTTAGTGCATTCGATTGTGCTAAAAAGCTGGATGAAGAGGTCAAAGTCTGCGTTCCGGATTTGTTCATTTTGGACATTATGCTCCCCGGCGAAGACGGTCTTAGCATTTTAAAGCGTCTCCGTGCTCAGGAAAGCACTAGGATCGTCCCGGTCATCATGCTGACGGCCAAGGGCTCCGAGCTGGACAAGGTCAAGGGCCTTGATTTGGGGGCCGATGACTATATTGCAAAACCCTTTGGCATTTTGGAGTTTGTTTCGCGTGTCAAGGCGTTGCTCCGTCGATCGAGTATAAATCTTGAAGCCGAAGAATCGAAAGTTATTTCGCTGGATGGCGTTACGCTCGATGAGGCAAAACACACCGTGGTGGCTGGCGGCGACAATGTGGAATTGACGTACAAGGAATACGAACTTCTGAAATTGCTCTTGTCGCACCCGGGGGTTGTCTATTCAAGGCAACAGATTTTGGAAAAAATCTGGGGTATCGATTTCAAGATGGACACGCGGACCGTCGATATGCACATTAAGACGCTCCGACAAAAACTGGGCGAGCAAGGGTCAATCATTCAAACTATACGTAACGTCGGGTATAAAGCGCAATGA
- a CDS encoding ATP-binding protein, with translation MKDRIRYSLIYMGVIAALLAVFFTVRVFEDEMADQLKVHLRENLRLIETAYIDESLESKPQNLARFASADLRITLIDSTGKIIYDSDAKAAEMENHYNREEVFDAMEKGFGEDLRYSSTLQAKAFYFAKRLKDGNVLRLGMRQANLQQAYSKTMPYLIALFAAVVAAAILIAIGLSRAFISPLRKLVDQLGTPEWMNIENVYKEIEPLVNTIRKQDLELQLTIEQLSNEKQKISHLKDEFTANASHELKTPLTSISGYAELIESGMAKPEDVKIFAGKIHKEAKRLQSIANDIITLSKLNDRESEPLDLNEEINLWNLAQSCIEGLMLNANKKNIQLSLDGNRNSEITGNSKLLFEMIFNLVDNSIRYTEQGGKVVVVVEENAIVVKDTGIGIPEECQSRIFERFYRVDKSRSKETGGTGLGLSIVKHIAEVHHAAIHLKSTVGFGTEVRIDFKSYKTTKVV, from the coding sequence ATGAAAGACCGTATACGATACAGCTTGATTTATATGGGTGTCATTGCCGCCCTCTTGGCTGTATTTTTTACGGTGCGAGTCTTCGAAGACGAAATGGCGGACCAGCTCAAGGTCCACTTGCGTGAAAACCTGCGGTTGATCGAAACTGCCTACATTGACGAATCGCTCGAAAGCAAACCGCAAAATTTGGCACGGTTTGCTAGTGCCGACTTGCGAATCACGTTGATCGATTCGACCGGTAAAATCATTTACGATAGCGATGCGAAAGCCGCCGAAATGGAAAACCATTACAATCGCGAAGAAGTATTCGATGCGATGGAAAAGGGCTTTGGCGAAGACCTCCGCTATTCTTCTACCTTGCAGGCCAAGGCGTTTTATTTTGCAAAGCGACTGAAAGACGGCAATGTCTTGCGCTTGGGGATGCGTCAGGCGAATTTGCAGCAAGCCTATTCAAAGACGATGCCTTACCTGATTGCCTTGTTTGCGGCGGTTGTCGCGGCGGCGATTCTGATTGCGATTGGGCTTAGCCGTGCGTTTATCAGCCCGCTTCGGAAGCTCGTGGACCAGTTAGGCACTCCCGAATGGATGAATATCGAGAACGTGTACAAGGAAATTGAGCCGCTCGTCAATACTATCCGCAAGCAGGATCTCGAATTGCAATTGACGATTGAGCAGCTTTCGAACGAAAAGCAGAAAATCTCGCACTTGAAGGATGAGTTTACTGCGAACGCTTCGCACGAACTGAAGACTCCGCTGACCTCCATTTCGGGCTATGCGGAACTGATTGAAAGCGGCATGGCGAAACCCGAAGACGTCAAGATTTTTGCAGGCAAGATTCACAAGGAAGCGAAACGCCTCCAGTCGATTGCCAACGATATCATTACACTTTCCAAGCTCAATGACCGTGAAAGCGAACCTTTGGACCTCAACGAAGAAATCAACCTTTGGAATCTGGCTCAGAGCTGTATCGAAGGCTTGATGCTGAATGCGAACAAGAAAAATATCCAGCTTTCGCTTGACGGCAACCGCAATTCCGAAATTACAGGAAATTCGAAATTGCTTTTCGAAATGATTTTCAACTTGGTGGACAACTCCATCCGCTACACGGAACAAGGCGGAAAGGTCGTTGTCGTCGTTGAAGAAAACGCCATTGTCGTGAAAGATACGGGCATTGGAATTCCTGAAGAATGCCAGTCCCGCATATTCGAACGGTTCTACCGCGTGGACAAGAGCCGTTCCAAGGAAACTGGCGGCACGGGCCTTGGACTCTCCATTGTCAAGCACATTGCCGAAGTCCATCATGCTGCAATACATCTGAAATCGACTGTCGGATTCGGCACCGAAGTCAGAATTGATTTTAAATCTTATAAAACAACTAAGGTCGTATGA
- a CDS encoding Na/Pi cotransporter family protein has translation MILAILKMIGCLALLMFGMKTMSEGLQKLTGGHLRTVLGTMTKHRVGGLLTGTFVTAAVQSSTATTVMTVSFVNAGLLTLKQAIPVIMGANIGTTATAWIMSIFGFQFNMSSVVWPFFGLGIVLTYVRKNSVKSFGEFVFGFAFMFLGLTTLRENAVAMDLSHNQTIIDFFASTGGWGIFSTLLFLLLGGILTMCVQSSAAIMAITLILCSSGVLPIYQGIALVMGENIGTTVTSNLAALSASTQARRAALAHMLFNVFGVVWILIVFNPFVNMVCHVVGFDPTFVPQTQEEIAQASVRVTYALSGFHTAFNLCNVLLLIWFIKPMEKLICKIIKDKDDGEDFKIQFISAGLMSTAELSLFEARQEISLFVEKTEKMFHMVPDLLKIKDENEFNKLFEHIEKYESISDSFEVEIANYLNQVSAGRLSPASKMALQSMMKEISEIESIGDACFNMARVIRRKFQGEEDFTEEQYSHIDQMIKLCNDALAHMVAVVEDVPLANAPDALKFEYLINDFRKTLKEKNVEDINAQRYSYQIGVHYMDIINDCEKLGDYVVNVVEAHVNHRLSK, from the coding sequence ATGATACTCGCTATTTTAAAAATGATAGGTTGCCTTGCTCTCCTCATGTTCGGCATGAAGACGATGAGTGAAGGCTTGCAGAAACTTACCGGTGGACACCTCCGTACTGTTCTTGGGACTATGACAAAGCATCGCGTGGGCGGACTTTTGACCGGTACGTTCGTGACCGCCGCCGTGCAGTCTTCGACGGCAACGACTGTGATGACCGTGAGCTTTGTGAACGCGGGACTCTTGACGCTGAAACAGGCTATCCCCGTGATTATGGGCGCAAACATCGGTACGACAGCGACCGCGTGGATCATGTCGATTTTCGGATTCCAGTTCAACATGAGCAGCGTTGTTTGGCCGTTCTTTGGGCTTGGAATCGTGCTCACGTATGTCCGCAAAAATAGCGTGAAGAGCTTTGGTGAATTTGTTTTCGGTTTTGCCTTTATGTTCCTCGGCCTTACGACGCTCCGCGAAAACGCCGTGGCGATGGATTTGTCGCACAACCAGACGATTATCGACTTCTTTGCCTCGACGGGTGGCTGGGGCATTTTCAGTACGCTTTTGTTCCTCTTGCTCGGCGGCATCCTCACGATGTGCGTGCAGTCTTCGGCAGCCATCATGGCCATTACGCTTATCCTTTGCAGTAGCGGCGTGCTCCCGATTTACCAGGGCATTGCACTTGTGATGGGTGAAAACATCGGTACGACGGTGACTTCGAACTTGGCGGCTCTTTCGGCAAGTACGCAGGCTAGGCGCGCGGCTTTGGCTCACATGCTCTTTAACGTGTTCGGCGTGGTGTGGATTCTCATTGTATTTAACCCGTTCGTGAATATGGTTTGCCATGTGGTTGGCTTCGATCCGACATTTGTGCCGCAAACTCAAGAAGAAATCGCCCAGGCGAGCGTTCGTGTGACGTATGCGCTTTCCGGATTCCATACGGCATTCAACCTTTGCAACGTGCTCCTTTTGATTTGGTTCATCAAGCCGATGGAAAAGCTCATCTGCAAGATTATCAAGGACAAGGACGATGGCGAGGATTTCAAGATTCAGTTTATCAGTGCAGGCCTTATGAGCACTGCAGAACTTTCGCTGTTCGAAGCTCGTCAGGAAATTAGTTTGTTTGTGGAAAAGACCGAAAAAATGTTCCACATGGTGCCGGATCTTTTAAAAATAAAAGATGAAAATGAATTCAATAAGCTTTTTGAACATATTGAAAAGTACGAATCTATTAGCGATAGTTTTGAAGTCGAAATCGCAAATTACCTGAACCAGGTGTCGGCGGGTCGGTTGAGCCCGGCTAGTAAAATGGCTCTCCAGTCCATGATGAAGGAAATTTCTGAAATTGAAAGTATTGGCGATGCCTGTTTCAATATGGCTCGTGTCATTCGTCGAAAGTTCCAAGGCGAAGAAGACTTTACCGAAGAACAGTATAGCCACATTGACCAGATGATTAAACTCTGTAACGATGCACTTGCGCACATGGTGGCTGTTGTTGAAGATGTTCCTTTGGCAAATGCTCCAGATGCGTTGAAGTTTGAATACCTGATTAACGATTTCCGCAAGACGCTCAAGGAAAAGAACGTCGAAGATATCAATGCCCAACGTTATAGCTATCAGATTGGTGTACATTACATGGATATCATTAACGACTGCGAAAAGCTGGGGGACTACGTGGTGAACGTCGTCGAGGCGCACGTGAACCACCGCCTGTCGAAGTAA
- a CDS encoding T9SS type A sorting domain-containing protein: MKGGLYTIRIIAIGENNNDTAFANVDVIHKSVETKVYVIENETQSLTAGDSIKPIVFKVEHGSNCELANFPGGFGLKKDGNTVTITGLVEENAKGPYEVVLKVTGADNNASAKATINVAAGIMSFDVIEGSDNQTVVAGQEIVPIVYQYNHVKLINGKKILADLKVEQDKEKKQVKIYGTVDPEMAAYEYVYWFELTDYYGETKTVTGKINVVRELSSSSVAASSSSEATSSSSAKSSSSAVQSSSSVVASSSSEVASSSSAEVLPSSSSAKQSSSSVVGSSSSEATSSSSAKSSSSAVQSSSSVVASSSSEAASSSSAKSSSSAVQSSSSEMVESSSSEMTTKVVTVATSGVKFGYANNALTVAVPTSSMVLVQVFDLTGHLVETFAEPVNGTKSISLAHLNRGHYLVRVESVGMVRTARIAVK, translated from the coding sequence TTGAAGGGTGGATTATACACGATAAGAATTATTGCAATTGGTGAAAATAACAATGATACTGCTTTTGCAAACGTTGATGTGATTCATAAGTCTGTAGAGACGAAGGTATATGTCATTGAAAATGAAACGCAGTCGCTGACTGCCGGCGATTCTATCAAGCCGATTGTTTTCAAGGTAGAACATGGCTCTAATTGTGAGCTTGCGAATTTCCCGGGTGGTTTCGGGCTTAAAAAAGATGGTAATACGGTGACTATTACAGGGCTGGTTGAAGAAAATGCTAAGGGCCCGTATGAAGTTGTGCTTAAAGTCACTGGTGCCGACAACAATGCGAGTGCAAAGGCGACGATTAATGTAGCAGCTGGGATTATGTCGTTCGATGTTATTGAAGGTAGCGATAATCAAACGGTTGTTGCTGGCCAAGAGATTGTTCCGATAGTTTATCAGTACAACCATGTGAAACTTATTAATGGTAAAAAAATCCTTGCTGATTTGAAAGTGGAACAAGATAAAGAAAAAAAGCAAGTTAAGATTTATGGAACTGTGGATCCTGAAATGGCGGCCTATGAATACGTTTATTGGTTCGAACTGACGGACTATTATGGAGAAACAAAGACTGTAACGGGCAAGATTAATGTTGTGCGTGAATTGAGCAGCTCTAGCGTTGCGGCATCTTCGAGCTCAGAGGCGACATCTTCAAGTTCCGCGAAGTCCAGCAGCTCTGCCGTGCAGTCCAGCTCTAGCGTTGTGGCATCTTCGAGCTCAGAGGTTGCTTCTTCAAGCTCTGCAGAGGTCCTGCCTTCTAGCAGTTCTGCAAAGCAGTCCAGCTCTAGCGTTGTAGGGTCTTCGAGTTCGGAGGCGACATCTTCAAGTTCCGCGAAATCCAGCAGCTCTGCCGTGCAGTCAAGCTCCAGCGTTGTGGCATCTTCGAGCTCGGAGGCGGCATCTTCAAGTTCCGCGAAGTCCAGCAGCTCTGCTGTGCAGTCCAGCTCTAGCGAAATGGTCGAATCCTCTTCGAGCGAAATGACCACTAAGGTTGTGACGGTGGCGACGAGCGGTGTGAAGTTCGGCTATGCGAATAATGCGCTGACGGTTGCTGTGCCGACATCTTCGATGGTGCTTGTGCAAGTGTTCGACTTGACCGGCCATCTGGTCGAAACGTTTGCGGAACCTGTGAATGGCACAAAGAGCATTAGTCTCGCTCATTTGAACAGGGGCCATTATCTGGTGCGCGTAGAAAGTGTCGGCATGGTGCGTACGGCACGAATTGCTGTGAAGTAA